AAAACGGAATGCAGCAGTTGCGGTCTCCTATCTGTTTGTGTTATTGTTTTTGTATGCTGCCGTGAGCAAGCTCTTGGATTTTGAAACCTTTGAGGTACAATTGGCACAGTCGCCCCTTCTAAGTGCATACGCTGGTTTTATTGCGTGGGCGGTGCCGGGAATAGAGATTCTTATTGCCGTTTTATTGATCCTTCCAAAATATAGAATCTTAGCCCTTTATGCTGCTTTTACCTTAATGGTGATGTTTACTGCCTATATCTATATCATCCTTAATTTCTCTGATTTTGTTCCCTGCTCCTGCGGGGGTGTACTCGAAAAATTGAGCTGGACACAACACCTTGTTTTTAATGTTGTTTTTATTGTGATGGCTGCAGGGGCTCTCTTTTTGTCCAAAGAATACAACGCAAAAAAGACCCTGCTTTTGCTCACCACCCTTGCCATTTTTGGTGTTGCTACCGTTACGCTGTTGTTTGCCTTTTCTGAAAAGAAGATGCATCGCAACAATGCGTTTCAGCGGAGGTATATCCCACATCCCATTGAAAAGCTTCACAGCTTCGATCTTCAATACAGTTCCTATTATTTTGCTGGGGCTGGAGACGGTAAGGTCTATTTGGGCAATTCTACCGCACCTCTTCTAATGACTGTTATTGATAGCAGTTTTAGGGACACTACAACTACGATGATACAATTGGACCAAATGGATCTTCCCTATCGTGCAGTGAAGCTTCATGTGATTCCGCCAAAATTTTACGTTACCGATGGTACCGTCCCCATCTTTCTTCAGGGGGATGTAAAGGAGTGGAATGCTACCACACAAATGCAAGGGGACTATTATTTTAACCACTCAGTGGCTATCGATTCCAACACCATGGCGGTTCAATCCAGCAGTAGCGAGAACCGTGAGAACATACTAGGCGTAATTGCTCTCGACGATTCCAATACAGGAATCTTTAGCAACCAACTCCTGGAAAAACAAATTGACGGCAGATTTGATACCGATGGCCGATTGATCTATAATGACAATTATGATAAACTCATATTTACCTATTACTACCGCAATGAATATTTAATTATAAATCCGGATTTACGTTTGGAGCAACGCGGAAAAACGATAGATACCATTAGCGTGGCCCAACTCCATATAGCGGAAAATAGTGATAAGGGCCAACGTAAATTGGGAGGCAATACTGTTTTGGTGAATAGAAATATAGCCACCACAAAAGAATTTTTATTGGTAGACTCTCCACGTCTGGGAAAGCTGGAGCCAGAGAATATGGGCGAACAGGCAAACATAATTGATGTGTACAACCTCCTTGACCAAAGCTATCAATTCAGCTTTTATCTATACAAACATGAAGACAGCAAAACCAGGGAGATGATAATAGTGAACGGAATCTTATATGCACTTCAGGGAAATTACCTAGTGGCCTACAACATAACCAACACAAAATTAGATTAGACGATTTTTTCTTGCAAGAACAGGAGTGAGACCGAAAACCTGTAGAAGAGAGTAGGTCAAATTATAAATTTAAATTTTAGAAAACATGAGAAATTTAAAATTCAAGTTTTTATTACCTGTGGCGGCCTTTATGCTTGCTATTGCGGCAGCATTTGCGTCACAGACAGAAGAGCAAGTGGAATCAGCCCTTGTTCAGGGGTATATTTACCAAAACGGAGTCTGTGTTCCCCATGGGAAATGCGACAATAGCAGCACGGTTATCTGTTCTGACGGAAGTCGCCAAGTTTTTGGTAAGAATGGACCAACGACTTGTTCCTTACCCTTATTTATGAACTGGCAACCTTAATTGCCTTAAAAAAAAGATGCCCCAAAATGGGGCATCTTTTTATGTATTTCCTTTGCTTTCACTTTTCAAATATGTATTGAACCAATGTGATATTCTTTCTGTAAGATCTTTTTGGTTCTTCCCTTGCAACAGCGAATGGCCTTCGTTTTCATAGATTCGCAATTCCACTTCCACATTTAGGCGGCGCAAGGCCAGATACATGGCCTCACTTTGATGCCAATTTACCTGATAATCCTTATCTCCCGTCCATATTAGGGTGGGGGTCTTTATGTTTTGGGCATACTCCACAGGGGAGTTGCGCTTGTACAATTCCTTGGCCTCATAAAAACTTTGACCCATTTGCCACTGTTGGTTTTCATAGTGCCAATGTTCCGCCCTGCCGGTATCCCTGTTGATAGTGTGGTAGGTGGTTGTAAGGTCAAAAACCCCTGAGCCTACTACGGCTGCGGCAAACATATTGGTCTGGGATATAATAAAGGCAGTCTCATAGCCGCCAAAGGAATGGCCAATCAATCCCAAGGCATCCTTGTTTACAAAACCTTTATCCAAAACAGCGTTAACCGCCCTGGTAACACAGTCCGTTGCCGACACTCCTGGGTTTCCTTTTTGGATCAATATATCAGGTTCCAGTACAAAATACCCCTCCGCCGTAAAATTCCGGTAGTTATATCCTGCTCCATTTTGGTCACTTGGGTTGTGGTATTTTTGAAATTTATATCCTATCATTTCATATACATGCACTATCATAGGGTATTTTTTTCCTCCTTCGTAATTATCGGGATAGTGAAGAATTCCGTGCAGTTTTTCTCCTTGAGCGTTAGTGTAGGTAATCAATTCCGTATTCCCTATAGGATACTTTTGCTGTTGTTTATTTGATTGTGCCAAAAGCTTTGCGGCATCTCCTGATTTTTTCCACAGGGAAGGAGGTGCATCATTTTTTTCCTTTACATAGATGAAGGAATCGGTAAATTTCGCCTTTCGCAATTCCGAAATTCTTCCGTTTTCATTTAAAAAGTCCTTTACCTTGGCACTCGGCTCCAATAATGCATACCCTTGATTGAAAAGGGAATCCTGCATAGCAAGAATAACAGGCTTAGAGAGATCAACTGGCTTATCCCGAGCAATATCCGTAAGGGAGCGGAATCCATCATAAAGGCCTTTGTATTCCCTATAGTGTATATTTTTCTCTCGTCCGTTTGTAAGTCGTTTTGGATTTTTGGTTCCTGCCCCTGTTTTCCAAATGTCAAATTCATCGTAAACTAAAAAATCCCCTGTTGTAGTCCACCCCATGGAACCAAAAGGTACAATTGCTGAGGAATGGGGAGCATATTGGTAGGTGAGGGGATAAGGTAGGTTTTCTGTGCTATTGATATGTGTTTTGTTTTTAATGTCATACAGCCACCAGTCCCCATTCTTAAAATAAGCAATATGCCTACCCGATGGATCAATACTGAGATAGCCCAAGGCAGTCTCCAACTCCTTGACAAATAAGGATGTTTCCCCTGTTTCTAGATTGGTAATATAAAAATCGGATTGGGGTGCTTGTTTATATTGGGGTTCGTATTGCAAAACATTATAAGTAAGTGCATATTTTTCATCACCAACAAGAATTACCTCTGGCCGTTCTGCTGTGCCTATCTGAAATACTTTATTTGTTTTTGGCCGCCAAACCGCCATTCTATCGGCCTTATTGAATTCCCAGTCCACTTGCTGTCTTGGGTATATCCATTTGTCCGTCCCCTTCCAGACCTGCACTTTTAGGCTGTCCTTCTCCTTGTAATTGGAATCATTGCCTGCCTTATGCGTCCAAAAAAATATCCGTTCCCCATCCTTGGAGAAGGAAAGATTGAGTGCGCTTATTTCCAGCTTCCCATATTCCCGCAAGTCTATATCGTCCAATTCCTTTAGTATGGGCGTTTTCTTATCCTCAAAATAATAGAGCCGCTGCCCCGAACTTGGAGTACTTTCCATAAAGACAAAACCATCGCCGGATTCGTTCCAGGTGGGGTGGAGCAAGTCCGTGTTTTTGGACCGTACAATAACCGACTGGCGCCTGTCCTTTAGCCGCAGTAGGGATACCGCCGTTTCTGTGGAATCCTTGCTTATCAGTACAGCCCTTTTTCCGAGAGGGTCAAATTTAAAGGCTGTGATTCCTTTTAAAACGGTGGTCTGGTCCCTTTCCAGATCCCATAATTTCAAATACCCTTCGTTGGGCTGAGGATTATAAAGCGCAAGGAAATTCCCCTTAGTGTCAAACTCAAAGCGCTCCGCTTCCGTTACCCAGACCGTCTTCCCTGTAGATAAATTCAGAATGCCTATTCCTTTTTGATCATCCTTAAAGGCAAAAACCCCCGTTTTTTTATTGGGTTGGAATTGGCCGCTGTGGGCATTGGGAAACTGATATTCGGTCTTCCCATCAAGGCTCAAAACAAATAAGGTGTCCGCTGCCTTTTCATAGTCCATTTTATAGGAAGTCCATAACCCGTCCCCGGAGATTTGGGTGTTTCTCAAATGGTGCCACATATCGTAATCCTTTGGTTGCATAATCGTTTTTGCTGGCCCTTGCTGCCCCAAAATGGGGCAGGAGGCCAAAACAAACATGAAAAAAAGTATGGGGAGCTGGCTAATTGAAAATTCATATAATCTATTATTTTTCATCAATATCCTGGATTTTGTGGGTTGAGGTTTGGGTTTAGTATCAGTTCGTTTGCCGGTAACGGGAAAAGCACATCGGTGGCTTTCCAACCCGGTTTTATGGGCGCCAATATTTCATTGGCGGAGCCTGATCTTTTAAGGTAAAACCATCGCTGGCCCTGTTCGGTAAAATATTCATAGCGCCATTGATGCTGCAGCTCGTTTCTGATTTCTTCCTGTGTGTTTGCTGCTGTTGGGTCAAGCCCGGCGCGAAGCCTAATTACGTTAAGGTCGTTCCTTACTTCCTGTAAATTTCCCAACTGCAGGGCAGCCTCCGCGCGGATGAGGTACTGTTCCGCCAAGCGGAAGAGGATGGAATATTCCGTACTGCTACCGCCATAATAATTTTGCTTGTACTTATACGGATGGTACCAACTTTGACTGCCATCCGATAGTTCTCGCGTCCAAGCTTCCTTTCGTAGGTCGCCTGTTTCAAAGTCCGCGATAAAACTAGCAGAAAGTGCATATAGAGAAGGCGGGCCAACGTCGAAGATAAAGGTTTCTCCTTCCTTGGTTGCCGAACCCTCAAATTCCGGTTTTAACTGCCAGATGGTGGACGGGCTCTCCTTAAGGAACACCAGATTTAAATCGGGCTGCAGGGCATAGGTGCCCTCCGTGATGACCGCCGTACTTTCGGCAACTGCCTTTTCCCATTGCTGGGTATGTAAATACAAGCGTGCGAGCAAGGCACTGGCCACGCCTTTGGAAGCCCGAAGCCTTTCTCCACTGGGTTCCATAGCTGGCAACAGGTTTTTGGCAGTTAGCAGATCGGTTTCCATCATTTGGTAAACCTCTGTTAGGGGCATTCGGGAAACCGAGGCATTTTCGGTATAGTCGGTAGTTTTTATATAGGGAATGTCCCCAAACAATTGGGCTAGGTAAAAGTGGAGATACGCCCTAAGAAAAAGCGCTTCCCCCATAAATCCATTTCGCTCTTCCGCTTCCAAGGGGGCATCTTCAAGCCCTTCCACAATTTTATTGGCGCTGAAGATAAGGGAGTAGCTGCTGTTCCAAAAATTGCCCACCGCGGTATTGTTGGGCAGCACGGTATGGTTATAGAACGCGTTGTCGATCGGGGCATTCTCCCGATAGTAATCCAGTTCATCCGCATACAGTCCAAGAAGCACCCCCATTCCGTCAACGCCTCCGCTAACGGGACTGTTGTCCCGAAGTCCGGCATATATATTGGCAAGGGCGGCATCCACCGTGGCTGCATTTTCAAATAGGGCCTCTTCCGAGAGCAAGAAATCTGGATACTCCGGTTCCAGTGCCTTTTCGCAGCTGGACAGTAGTGCCCCAAAGAGCACCAAGAGCAATAGCCGTATGGGTAGGATGGGGCAGCGGGATTTGTATTTCTGTATAAAAGTTTTCATAATTGAAGTATTAAAAGGTTACTGTTACGCCAGCGCCCAACCACCGTAGGGCAGGGATAAAGCCCAGTGTCTGTTCAGGGTCCTGGCCTTTGTATTCCGTAAGGGTGTATAGGTTTTGCCCCTGCAGGAATATCTTGGCATTGGAGGCGCTGTGGAGAAAATTTGGAATGTTATAGGCAAGGGAGATGTTCTTGAACCTTAAATAGGTGGCATCACTAAAAGCGGCATCGCTCTGTCCCAAATTGTAGGCAGCAACTATGCGTTCATAGCTAGCGCCCGTGGTGTAGCCTTGGGTATCCGTTTGGTCCCCGGGAGCAGTCCAGGCATCCAAAACCCCTACGGGTTGGTTTACCATGGCGCCGGGGGTGGTGCCCCAACGGTTTATATTTTGTGCCATCTGCTTGCTGAACTGGAAGAAGATATCCAATTCCAGATTGCCATAGGAAAGGGTATTGGAAAGCCCACCGTACCATTCAGGGGCGGTGTCTATAATGGCCTTTCTATCCTCTGGGGCGCTTATCTGCCCATCGCCATTATAATCCTCAAAGGTATAAATACCCGTTTCAGGATCGACCCCAGTAAAATGTAGGACCCTTACAATGGTAATTGGCTGCCCAATAACATAGCTGTTGGCATAGGTGCTACTGGCAAGATTTGGAAATTTAAGCAGCTCGTTCTTTGGAAGCGTAAAATTGAAGGAGGTGTTCCATTTCCAGTTGGCTGAATTTAGGTTTAGGGTATTCAGCTCAAACTCCCAGCCCCTGTTTTCCACAAGGGCGTCAAGGTTGCCTAAGATGCCAGCAAAACCAGTAGTGCCGGGAAGCGGAATTTCCACCAGTTGGTTGGAGGAGCGGTTGCGGTAATAGTTTATGTTGGCTGTTACCCTATTTTCAAACACGCCCAGTTCCAATGCCAACTCTGCCTTACGGTTTTCCTCCCATCCAAAGTTGGGGTTATAGAGGGCGGTGGGGTAAAGCCCAATGGTGCCGTTATAGGGAATGCCCGTACTGCCATAAGAGTTGTAATAGCGATAGTCGCCAATCTGGTCGTTGCCCGTACTGCCGTAACTCCCTCTCAGCTTGCCATAGGAAAGAAAGGGAAGGGCATTCTTTACACCCGCTTCTTCCGAAAACAACCAAGCGGCACCCACCGCCCCGAAATTGGCAAAGCGGTTGTTGGGACCAAAGCGGCTGGAGCCGTCCCTACGGCCGGTAAGGTTTAGGATGTAGCGATTGTTATAGGTATAGTTGAGACGGCCAAAGATTGCCTGATATGTATACACAGATTCGGCATCGTTCATCACCTTTATGTAATTGGCCGCCGCCAGGTTCATAATCTGGGAGTTGGTGGCAAAGCCCTCGGCATATTGTGAAAAAATACGGGAGGTTTCTTGCTGTGCGGTATAGCCAAGCAACACATCCAATTTATGGTTCCCATAAGTGTAATTGTAATTCAATTGGGGTTCCACGATCCATGAACTTCGGGTGCCGTCATTGGTATAAATGCCCGAGAAACTGCTGTCAAAACCATATTGGGGAGGGTAAATGGTATGGGGGCTGGTACGGTACTCCGACAGCTTGGTATCCTGATATCCCATGGTGGTGCGGAGGGTGAGGTTGTTTACCAACTTGATTTCCATAGCTGCATTTACCAGCAGGCTGTTTCTTTTGGATTGTAGGTCGCCTTGCAATGATGCCAAGGGATTGTTGAAGGTGCCGTCCTCCCAATTCAGTGTGCCATCCTCGTTATATAATTGTGGCGCATTGGGGGGTAGGATCAAGGCCTGATAGCTTAAATCGGAACTCGGGAGCTGGTTGTTTTCATGGGCATAGGCCGTGGAGAGGGTTACTTTAAAACCATCATTTGGCGAACTGTGGGAAAGCTTGGCAAGGCCATTTGCGCGTTGGTAACGGTCGTCGGTGGGGAATACGGTGGTCTGGTTATGGTAGCCGCCACTGAGGAAAAAGGAGGTGGATTTGCTACCCCCGGCCACCGAGGCCTGATATTCCCGTAAATAGGCCGTCCCTCCCAGCAGTTCCTCCTGCCAATCGGTATAGCGATTTTGGTCCCAAGTGCCGTTAATATCGTAGGCAAAGGGCGGGTATTCGGTATAGCCATCATTGCTAAATGCCTGTTCCCGCATCTGCAGATATTGTTCCGTATTAAGGAGTTCCTGCTTTTTTGCTATCTGTCCGAGGCTGCTCTTGGCGGTCACGGAATACTTTGTGGTGCCCGTCTGTTTCCTTTTGGTGGTTATCAGGATAACTCCATTGGCGCCTCGGGAGCCATAAATGGCCGTTGCGTCGGCATCCTTTAGTACTTCTATACTCTCAATATCGGAAGGGCTCAAAAAACTGAAGGGACTGTAATCTGCTCCCGGGAGGATGGTGCCCGAAACGTTGGGCGTACCCATGCCATCGGCGCTAAAGGGGATACCGTCTATAATATATAAGGGTTGGTTTCCCGCGGTTAGACTGTTCTTGCCCCGCAGCTGTACCTTAAATCCACTGCCCGCTGAGCCCGAATTTTGGACCACCTGTAAGCCAGAAATCCTCCCTTGGAGTGCTGCAATGGGATTCTGTACTATTTGACCAGCTATATCCTCTTGGGTAATACGCGAGATACTGCCCGTCTTTTCTTTTTCGGAAACTTTGTAGTAGCCTGCATTAATAACCACAGCATCCAAAGTCTGGGCATCCACTTCCATAATAACATTTAAAATACTGTTATTGCCCACTGCAACTTCCCGCAACTTATAGCCAACATAAGTGAACACCAGCGTATCATTTGCGGATGCCTTAACGGAGTACCTCCCCTCCAGATCGCTAATGCTCCCTCGGGCAGTGTTTTTTACCAAGACATTGACGCCACTAAGTGGGCCATCGGCATCGGTAATTGTTCCACTTATTGTTTTTAGTGAAAGGTTCTGTGAAAAAGTAGGGGAGTTGTAGGTTAGGAAAAGGGCAAAAGATAGTGCATAGGCATAGCTTCGCCTGTAATTATTTTTCATAATTTCGCATTGGTTAAGTGTTACACATTATTTAACTACTGGCCTGCTCCAACGGTCGTCGAAAACTGGGAGCGGGTCATTTTTGTTTAAAGCTGTAGGCTTTAGGCTATAAGCTGTAGGCTTTATGCTTTAAGCATTTTTGGTGGTGAGAGGTGAAGCGTGAGCCGTGAAGCTTCTCAAAACTCAATACTAACTACTCATTACCATAGTCGCGAAAAATCATAAACAAAACTGAAACTGTTGCTTTAAAAGAAAGTTGAGAAGAAAAAACCGACCAAGCCCAATACAAAAGGGCGCGGAACTCAACTTAAAAGGTCTAAGGTACTGGTATACCGTCACACAAATAAGAGAGTACGCACGCCCGGGTCGTGAGCACCTTGCTTATTCTCTCGTGTGAAATAAAAATTACCAGTTTTTAGACCGAGATTCAAAGCGAATGCTTCTAATATTTTGCTCTTAGAAGAGTCGCAAATTTAATTATACTAATTCAAATATAATAAAAAGATTCTAAATGAGCACGACAGTGCTCAAAAAAACTTAATAATTTATTTTCTTTTGTTATATGTCAGCCAAAAAATCAAATAAAACTAAAAAACCAAAAAGAGTTTATTTGGCCGATAAATATGTCTGTAACTATATATCAGAAGAATTATTTAATTCTGAAGTTTCTAAAAGAGAGTTGGGACGCTTACACGGTATACATCAACACGTGGTAGGAAAAATTATTCAAGAAAATGGTTATAAAATTCCCTTTTCAACTATTTCCACAATTTGCTTTAACAGAGGGCTTAAATTATCCAATTTTCTTAGAGCAGTCGAGAAGAAATATGGTCAAAAATTAGATGATAGTTATTTTGAAATTCAAACTAAATAGCTTTTAAACTTATTTTTTGATTTTTCTCCCTACGCTTTTCTAATAATTACTCCCCAATGAGGATTTCCGTAAAAAACTACTATTTGCTTATAATAGTTTTGTTTTAAAGGAAATGGAAATAATAATTTTTATATTTATCATCTCCCCTAAGTTATTTAATTCTTATAATAATTAGTCAATAGGATTTGAAGATTTTTAATATTAATTCTATTCATAATATTCGTAAGAAAAAAATTAAAACCCCTTACTTAATTATGTGGAAAGACAGTGAAACCAATATAGACTTGTTAGATTTTGAGTACTTAATAAGTATGACAAAAGATATAATTGAAAATGATGAGCTCACCCCATGCAGTATTGGAGTTTATGGTGATTGGGGTAGTGGAAAATCTAGTCTAGCGGAAATGGCTTTAAAAGAACTATCTACTGAAGAAGGTTTTTTATGTTTAAAATTTAATGGATGGCTCTTTGAAGGATATGAAGATGCAAAAACAGCTTTAATTGGGAGTATTCTAGATAAGATAAAAGAAAATAGAACTCCAAAAGGTGAGGCATTAGAAGCTCTTAACCGCTTGTATAAAAGTATAGATTTTTTCAAAGTTGCAAGCAAGGGGGTAAAATATGGAGCTGACTTTATGTTAACTGGGGGAATTGGGACAATTGCAGATTTAACAATGCAATCTGTTTTGGCTAAAGCTAAAGGAACTACTATTAAAGACAGTATTTCTGAGGAACAAATAAATAAATCTATGGAGGCTTTATTTAAAAACTCAGAAATAAGGGACAACTTAAAGTCATTTCAAGATGATTTTAAGGATTTGTTAAAAAAAACAAAAATTAAAAAACTAGTAGTTTTTATAGATGAACTAGATAGATGTAATCATGACACTATATTGGAGACATTAGAAGCAATTAGACTCTTTCTTTTCGCGCCCGGCACATCATTTATTTTAGGTGCAGATGAAAGACAAGTAATG
The Aequorivita iocasae genome window above contains:
- a CDS encoding MauE/DoxX family redox-associated membrane protein; translation: MGFTVPYIESVKRNAAVAVSYLFVLLFLYAAVSKLLDFETFEVQLAQSPLLSAYAGFIAWAVPGIEILIAVLLILPKYRILALYAAFTLMVMFTAYIYIILNFSDFVPCSCGGVLEKLSWTQHLVFNVVFIVMAAGALFLSKEYNAKKTLLLLTTLAIFGVATVTLLFAFSEKKMHRNNAFQRRYIPHPIEKLHSFDLQYSSYYFAGAGDGKVYLGNSTAPLLMTVIDSSFRDTTTTMIQLDQMDLPYRAVKLHVIPPKFYVTDGTVPIFLQGDVKEWNATTQMQGDYYFNHSVAIDSNTMAVQSSSSENRENILGVIALDDSNTGIFSNQLLEKQIDGRFDTDGRLIYNDNYDKLIFTYYYRNEYLIINPDLRLEQRGKTIDTISVAQLHIAENSDKGQRKLGGNTVLVNRNIATTKEFLLVDSPRLGKLEPENMGEQANIIDVYNLLDQSYQFSFYLYKHEDSKTREMIIVNGILYALQGNYLVAYNITNTKLD
- a CDS encoding DUF6520 family protein, which gives rise to MRNLKFKFLLPVAAFMLAIAAAFASQTEEQVESALVQGYIYQNGVCVPHGKCDNSSTVICSDGSRQVFGKNGPTTCSLPLFMNWQP
- a CDS encoding S9 family peptidase is translated as MKNNRLYEFSISQLPILFFMFVLASCPILGQQGPAKTIMQPKDYDMWHHLRNTQISGDGLWTSYKMDYEKAADTLFVLSLDGKTEYQFPNAHSGQFQPNKKTGVFAFKDDQKGIGILNLSTGKTVWVTEAERFEFDTKGNFLALYNPQPNEGYLKLWDLERDQTTVLKGITAFKFDPLGKRAVLISKDSTETAVSLLRLKDRRQSVIVRSKNTDLLHPTWNESGDGFVFMESTPSSGQRLYYFEDKKTPILKELDDIDLREYGKLEISALNLSFSKDGERIFFWTHKAGNDSNYKEKDSLKVQVWKGTDKWIYPRQQVDWEFNKADRMAVWRPKTNKVFQIGTAERPEVILVGDEKYALTYNVLQYEPQYKQAPQSDFYITNLETGETSLFVKELETALGYLSIDPSGRHIAYFKNGDWWLYDIKNKTHINSTENLPYPLTYQYAPHSSAIVPFGSMGWTTTGDFLVYDEFDIWKTGAGTKNPKRLTNGREKNIHYREYKGLYDGFRSLTDIARDKPVDLSKPVILAMQDSLFNQGYALLEPSAKVKDFLNENGRISELRKAKFTDSFIYVKEKNDAPPSLWKKSGDAAKLLAQSNKQQQKYPIGNTELITYTNAQGEKLHGILHYPDNYEGGKKYPMIVHVYEMIGYKFQKYHNPSDQNGAGYNYRNFTAEGYFVLEPDILIQKGNPGVSATDCVTRAVNAVLDKGFVNKDALGLIGHSFGGYETAFIISQTNMFAAAVVGSGVFDLTTTYHTINRDTGRAEHWHYENQQWQMGQSFYEAKELYKRNSPVEYAQNIKTPTLIWTGDKDYQVNWHQSEAMYLALRRLNVEVELRIYENEGHSLLQGKNQKDLTERISHWFNTYLKSESKGNT
- a CDS encoding RagB/SusD family nutrient uptake outer membrane protein; the protein is MKTFIQKYKSRCPILPIRLLLLVLFGALLSSCEKALEPEYPDFLLSEEALFENAATVDAALANIYAGLRDNSPVSGGVDGMGVLLGLYADELDYYRENAPIDNAFYNHTVLPNNTAVGNFWNSSYSLIFSANKIVEGLEDAPLEAEERNGFMGEALFLRAYLHFYLAQLFGDIPYIKTTDYTENASVSRMPLTEVYQMMETDLLTAKNLLPAMEPSGERLRASKGVASALLARLYLHTQQWEKAVAESTAVITEGTYALQPDLNLVFLKESPSTIWQLKPEFEGSATKEGETFIFDVGPPSLYALSASFIADFETGDLRKEAWTRELSDGSQSWYHPYKYKQNYYGGSSTEYSILFRLAEQYLIRAEAALQLGNLQEVRNDLNVIRLRAGLDPTAANTQEEIRNELQHQWRYEYFTEQGQRWFYLKRSGSANEILAPIKPGWKATDVLFPLPANELILNPNLNPQNPGY
- a CDS encoding SusC/RagA family TonB-linked outer membrane protein, whose translation is MKNNYRRSYAYALSFALFLTYNSPTFSQNLSLKTISGTITDADGPLSGVNVLVKNTARGSISDLEGRYSVKASANDTLVFTYVGYKLREVAVGNNSILNVIMEVDAQTLDAVVINAGYYKVSEKEKTGSISRITQEDIAGQIVQNPIAALQGRISGLQVVQNSGSAGSGFKVQLRGKNSLTAGNQPLYIIDGIPFSADGMGTPNVSGTILPGADYSPFSFLSPSDIESIEVLKDADATAIYGSRGANGVILITTKRKQTGTTKYSVTAKSSLGQIAKKQELLNTEQYLQMREQAFSNDGYTEYPPFAYDINGTWDQNRYTDWQEELLGGTAYLREYQASVAGGSKSTSFFLSGGYHNQTTVFPTDDRYQRANGLAKLSHSSPNDGFKVTLSTAYAHENNQLPSSDLSYQALILPPNAPQLYNEDGTLNWEDGTFNNPLASLQGDLQSKRNSLLVNAAMEIKLVNNLTLRTTMGYQDTKLSEYRTSPHTIYPPQYGFDSSFSGIYTNDGTRSSWIVEPQLNYNYTYGNHKLDVLLGYTAQQETSRIFSQYAEGFATNSQIMNLAAANYIKVMNDAESVYTYQAIFGRLNYTYNNRYILNLTGRRDGSSRFGPNNRFANFGAVGAAWLFSEEAGVKNALPFLSYGKLRGSYGSTGNDQIGDYRYYNSYGSTGIPYNGTIGLYPTALYNPNFGWEENRKAELALELGVFENRVTANINYYRNRSSNQLVEIPLPGTTGFAGILGNLDALVENRGWEFELNTLNLNSANWKWNTSFNFTLPKNELLKFPNLASSTYANSYVIGQPITIVRVLHFTGVDPETGIYTFEDYNGDGQISAPEDRKAIIDTAPEWYGGLSNTLSYGNLELDIFFQFSKQMAQNINRWGTTPGAMVNQPVGVLDAWTAPGDQTDTQGYTTGASYERIVAAYNLGQSDAAFSDATYLRFKNISLAYNIPNFLHSASNAKIFLQGQNLYTLTEYKGQDPEQTLGFIPALRWLGAGVTVTF